GCCAGGGAGGTGGCCCGCTCGGTGCTGCCGGTCGGCCTCTTCTCGTCGATGTACGCCACCTGCAACGCCCGCTCGCTGATGCACTTCCTCGGCCTGCGCACCCAGCACGAGGCGGCCAAGGTCCCGTCCTTCCCGCAGCGCGAGATCGAGATGGTGGGGGAGCGGATGGAGGAGCACTGGGCCCGCCTGATGCCCCTGACGCACGCCGCGTTCAACACCAATGGCCGGGTGGCGCCCTAGGCGATGCGGAGCTCCGGCACAGGGCGCCCGGCCTGCTGGTTCAGCCGGGCGAACTGTCCGTATTGCGGTATTTAGTGATAGTCATCTAGCCTGATTTGACGGGTCCGGCACTGCTTGAACCCCCGAGCAGGCAGTGCCGGGCTCCACCCTTGTTCCCCGCCCTGACGTGGCCCTTCCGGCGGCGTCGGGCCCACCCTGTCCGCCCGGGCGCGTCCCCCGAGGGGGGACCGCGCGCTGAGCAGCGAGTAGCGTATTACCCATGGCTCCGACCTCCACTCCGCAGATCCCCTTCGGGCGGGTCCTCACCGCCATGGTCACGCCGTTCACAGCGGACGGCGCTCTTGACCTCGACGGCGCACAGCGGCTCGCCACCCACCTGGTCGACGCCGGGAACGACGGCCTGGTCGTCAACGGCACCACCGGCGAGTCCCCCACGACCACCAACGCGGAGAAAACGGAGCTGGTGCGGGCGGTCGTCGCGGCGGTCGGCGACCGCGCCCACGTCGTCGCCGGCGTCGGTACCAACGACACCCGCCACAGCATCGAGCTGGCCCACGGCGCCGAGCAGGTCGGAGCCCACGGCCTGCTGACGGTCACGCCGTACTACAACAAGCCCCCGCAGGAGGGCCTCTACCAGCACTTCACGGCGATCGCTGACGCCACCGACCTGCCGGTGATGCTCTACGACATCCCGGGCCGCAGCGGTGTGCCCATCAACACGGAGACGATCGTCCGCCTCGCGGAGCACCCCAGGATCGTCGCGAACAAGGACGCCAAGGGCGACCTCGGACGCGCGAGCTGGGCCATCGCCCGCTCCGGCCTGGCCTGGTACTCCGGCGACGACATGCTCAACCTTCCGCTGCTCTCGGTGGGCGCCATCGGCTTCGTCTCCGTGGTCGGCCATGTGGTCACCCCCGAGCTGCGCGCCATGCTGGAGGCGTTCACCACCGGTGACGTCCAGAAGGCCACCGAGATCCACCAGAAGTTGCTGCCCGTCTTCACCGGCATGTTCCGCACCCAGGGCGTCATCACGACCAAGGCGGCCCTCGGCCTCCAGGGCCTGCCCGCCGGGCCGCTGCGCCTGCCGCTCGTCGAGCTGTCCGCCGAGGAGACC
The nucleotide sequence above comes from Streptomyces sp. TS71-3. Encoded proteins:
- the dapA gene encoding 4-hydroxy-tetrahydrodipicolinate synthase, with amino-acid sequence MAPTSTPQIPFGRVLTAMVTPFTADGALDLDGAQRLATHLVDAGNDGLVVNGTTGESPTTTNAEKTELVRAVVAAVGDRAHVVAGVGTNDTRHSIELAHGAEQVGAHGLLTVTPYYNKPPQEGLYQHFTAIADATDLPVMLYDIPGRSGVPINTETIVRLAEHPRIVANKDAKGDLGRASWAIARSGLAWYSGDDMLNLPLLSVGAIGFVSVVGHVVTPELRAMLEAFTTGDVQKATEIHQKLLPVFTGMFRTQGVITTKAALGLQGLPAGPLRLPLVELSAEETAQLKLDLAAGGVQL